TCGCTGTACGTGTCGAAGGATGGCCGCCCCGCGGGCGTGATGACGGCCGAGCAGCGCGCCTACCGCCAGCGCCCGGAGACCTCGACGGAGGTCGGGATCAAGCGGGCGTGGAACGAGGATCTTTACGTGATCCTGGCGGGCGTGGACGACGCCAATGCTGTGCTCCAGGGGACGAATCAGCGGCCGCTGACCACCTTCCGGATCCTGGTGAACCCTCTCGTTCCGTGGATCTGGCTCGGCGGGCTGATCATGGCCATCGGGACGCTGATCGCCATGTGGCCGACGGCACCGGGAGCGGTGCGCCCGCGGCCCGCGCGCGCTCCCGCGCCCGCTCGCGAACCGGAGCCGGACCTCGTGGGGGCGGCATGAAGCGCGTGGTCTTTGCGCTGGTGCTGCTGGTTGCGACGACGCTCGGTTCCGCCCAGGCGCAGTTGCAGGTGCCCAAGCTGACCCCCGAGCAGGAGCGCACGGCGGTGGCGGCTATGGAGCGGCTCCGCTCGCCGGTCACCCCGTTCCACACGGTGGACATGTGCCCGAGCGTGCCGGCCCTGCGTGACACGATCCGGCTCGCCGCCGCGCAGGGCATGACCACGGAGCAGATCGTCGAGGACGTGGTCGCGCGCTACGGCGAGGAGGTGCGCCTCCTCCCGAAGCGCAGCGGCGTGGGGCTGCTCGCGTGGATCGCCACCCCGCTGCTCCTGCTCGCCGGCGCGGTGCTGGTCTTCGTTCGCCTGCGGCGTGGGCAGGAGACGCTCGCCGCGGTGGGTGAACGCCAGGAGGAGAGCGATCTCACCGAGGAGGAGCGGGACCGGCTGGCGGCGGCCCTGCGCGATTGGGAACGGTCCGGGGAGGTGGAGCCCTGACGCTGTTTCTATTTGCCGTTGCTCTGGGGGTTCTCGCAGCAGGTTGGGTGGTGGTTCCGCTGATCTTACGCCGGCTCGCCCTGCTCGAGGACGCTTCACCGGCGCGACTCGTCGACGCCGAAGCTCGGCGGCGCGTGGCGCTCGCCTCGCTGCGTGAAGTCGAGTACGATCGCGTAAGCGGCAAACTGGACGACGAGGACTATCAGCGTCTGAAGGCGAAGCTCGAACGCGAGGCCCTCGCTGCGCTCGCGGCCGCCGAGGCCGCGGGAGGCGCGGCCGGGGCCGGGGCCGAGGGGACAGGAAGCCCTTCTGCCTCGAGCTCTCCCGTAAGGCATTCCTGTGGCTTCGTGAACCCGCCCGCGAGCCGTTTCTGCGCCGGGTGCGGCCGGCCGCTGGTCTGACCGCGTGGGAACGGGGTCCGCCGCGGCCGCCGTGCTCGAGGCGCGGCGCGTGGAGAAATGGTTCGGTGGCCATCCCGCCGTGCAGAAGATCGACTTCTCCCTTTCCCCCGGCGAATTCCTCACCATTTTCGGGCCCAACGGGGCGGGGAAGACCACCCTTCTGCGGCTCCTTGCGGGATCGCTCCGACCGACCCGCGGCGAGGTGCTGCTGTCGGGTGCTCCACTGGACTACGACGAGACCGCGTGGCGTCGTCGCATTGGCGTGCTCTCCCACCGGACCTTCCTGTACGGACACTTCAGCGCGGTCGAAAATCTCAGGCTTTACGGACGGCTCTACGGGGTGGACGCAGTCTCCGAGCGGATCGAGGCGGGCTTGAGGCAGGTCGGCCTGTGGGAGCGGCGAGACGACCGGGTCGGCACCTATTCGCGGGGAATGCAGCAACGACTGGCACTCGCGCGGACGCTGCTGCACGACCCGGAGATCGTTCTCCTGGACGAGCCGTACACCGGCCTGGATCCTCACGCGGCCGCGATGCTGCGCGGCGTCCTCGATCACCTGCGCGACGGGCGGCGAGCGGTAGTGTTGGTCACCCATAACCTGTCGCAGGGACTGGAGCTCGCAGATCGCGTGGTGGTGCAGGTCGCCGGGCGGTGGGTCTCCGACGAGCCCCGCAGCTCGATCGATCCGGTGGCGTTCGAGCGGGTCTACACCGAGCGCGTCGGCGGATTGGCCTGATCGTGCTCGACTTCGTTCGGCAGGCGGGCATCATCGCGGGGAAGGATCTCCTGCTCGAGCTGCGGTCGCGGGGGCGGATTGCCAGCATGCTCGTGTTCGCCGCCCTCGTGGCGGTGGTTTTCGCCTTCGCCCTCGATCCGACCGAGCCGGTGCGCGACGTGGCCGGCGCGATGCTGTGGGTTACGGTCGTGCTCGCGGCCCTGCTCGGGTTGGGTCGGGCGTATGTCGTCGACCGGGAGGAGGATGCGCTCACCGGCCTGCTCCTCACGCCGGTGAACCGCGGGGCGCTCTTCATCGGGAAAGTGGTGGCCAACCTGGTGCTGCTGCTGATCACCGAGCTGATCATCTTCCCGGTGTACGGCCTCTTCTTCCAGCTCCCCCTCTGGGATCCGCTGCCGACCCTGGCGCTGGTGGTCGTCCTCGCGAGCGTGGGGGTGGTGGCGGTGGGTACGTTGTTCGGCGCGATGACCATCAGCACGCGCTTGGGGGAGACCCTCCTCCCGGTGCTTCTCTTGCCCCTGGTCATCCCCGTGGTTATCTACGCCGCGAGCGCGACGCAGCGTCTGCTAGTCGGGCGGCCCACAGCCGAGGTCTTGGGCAGCCTCAAGATGCTACTTGCGTTCGACATCGTTTTTCTGGTGGTCTGCACGCTGGCGTACCCCTCGGTGGTGGAGGAGTGAGTAGGCGTCGCGGCTGCCGGCCGCCGTGGAGATACTCGAACCCGATCTGGGGATGGACCCTGTTGTGCAATCGGATCTCGGCCCGCTGAAGCCGATTCGCCGATGGGCGGTGCGGCTGACGGTGCTGGGCGGGCTGCTGGTGCTGGTCGCGCTCTGGATGGTCTTCTTCTACGCTCCCACCGAGCGGGAGATGGGGATCATCCAGCGGATCTACTACATCCACGTTCCGACCGCCTGGCTCGGCGAGTTGGCGATCGGCATCCTCGCCCTCTGCTCGCTGGGGTATCTCTGGCTGCGGGATGACCGGCTGGACGC
The DNA window shown above is from Longimicrobiaceae bacterium and carries:
- a CDS encoding cytochrome c-type biogenesis protein CcmH, with translation MKRVVFALVLLVATTLGSAQAQLQVPKLTPEQERTAVAAMERLRSPVTPFHTVDMCPSVPALRDTIRLAAAQGMTTEQIVEDVVARYGEEVRLLPKRSGVGLLAWIATPLLLLAGAVLVFVRLRRGQETLAAVGERQEESDLTEEERDRLAAALRDWERSGEVEP
- a CDS encoding zinc ribbon domain-containing protein → MVPLILRRLALLEDASPARLVDAEARRRVALASLREVEYDRVSGKLDDEDYQRLKAKLEREALAALAAAEAAGGAAGAGAEGTGSPSASSSPVRHSCGFVNPPASRFCAGCGRPLV
- the ccmA gene encoding heme ABC exporter ATP-binding protein CcmA, producing MGTGSAAAAVLEARRVEKWFGGHPAVQKIDFSLSPGEFLTIFGPNGAGKTTLLRLLAGSLRPTRGEVLLSGAPLDYDETAWRRRIGVLSHRTFLYGHFSAVENLRLYGRLYGVDAVSERIEAGLRQVGLWERRDDRVGTYSRGMQQRLALARTLLHDPEIVLLDEPYTGLDPHAAAMLRGVLDHLRDGRRAVVLVTHNLSQGLELADRVVVQVAGRWVSDEPRSSIDPVAFERVYTERVGGLA
- a CDS encoding heme exporter protein CcmB, which encodes MLDFVRQAGIIAGKDLLLELRSRGRIASMLVFAALVAVVFAFALDPTEPVRDVAGAMLWVTVVLAALLGLGRAYVVDREEDALTGLLLTPVNRGALFIGKVVANLVLLLITELIIFPVYGLFFQLPLWDPLPTLALVVVLASVGVVAVGTLFGAMTISTRLGETLLPVLLLPLVIPVVIYAASATQRLLVGRPTAEVLGSLKMLLAFDIVFLVVCTLAYPSVVEE